One genomic segment of Candidatus Eisenbacteria bacterium includes these proteins:
- a CDS encoding DUF512 domain-containing protein: MIGLSDPFTIAKIESGGLAARLGLRAGERILEINGVALNDEIDFGAQISEERLLLRILGKDGVERQVAGEREYGVSFGAEFEARQPKRCHNNCVFCFVYQHPKGVRRELLIKDDDYVFSFVHGNFITLTNLSEADFQRILDERLSPLYVSVHATDPDVRIRLMKNPKSGQILKQIDRLAAAGIDLHTQLVVCPGINDGAVLTQSIAELGERHPRVKTIAVVPVGLTKHRARLPDLRPFTSEDARASLEIVHQHQATFRKRSRSRVVFAADEMYVLAGEPVPSARAYEGFPQLENGIGMLRATIDQWMDGRDEIRARNGSRERVAVVTGTSAAPTLERLLSDRPPGSVDASICVVTNDYFGDSVTVSGLLVGADIERALVAHGPADRVLLPPNCLKEREIFLDDRTRGDLEQRLGVPVQIGFDSPVGP, encoded by the coding sequence GTGATCGGCCTTAGCGACCCATTCACCATCGCAAAAATCGAGTCCGGCGGCTTGGCCGCGCGGCTCGGGCTTCGGGCCGGTGAGCGGATATTGGAGATCAACGGGGTCGCCCTGAACGACGAGATCGATTTCGGCGCCCAGATCTCCGAAGAGCGCCTCCTGCTCCGGATCCTGGGCAAGGACGGCGTGGAGCGGCAGGTCGCGGGGGAGCGGGAGTACGGCGTCTCCTTCGGCGCCGAGTTCGAGGCGCGCCAGCCGAAGCGCTGCCACAACAATTGTGTGTTCTGCTTCGTCTACCAGCACCCGAAGGGCGTCCGGCGCGAGCTCCTCATCAAGGACGACGATTACGTCTTCTCGTTCGTCCACGGGAATTTCATAACGCTCACCAACCTGTCCGAGGCGGACTTCCAGCGAATCCTGGACGAGCGTCTCTCGCCCCTCTACGTCTCGGTGCACGCGACGGATCCCGACGTACGGATCCGCCTGATGAAGAATCCCAAATCGGGTCAAATCCTAAAGCAGATCGACCGGCTCGCAGCGGCCGGCATCGATCTCCACACCCAGCTCGTCGTTTGCCCGGGGATCAACGACGGCGCGGTTCTCACCCAATCGATCGCGGAGCTGGGGGAGCGCCATCCGCGGGTGAAGACGATCGCGGTCGTGCCTGTCGGGCTCACCAAGCATCGCGCCCGGCTTCCCGACCTTCGACCGTTCACGTCCGAGGACGCGCGCGCGTCCCTCGAGATCGTCCATCAACACCAGGCCACGTTCCGGAAACGCTCGAGGAGCCGGGTCGTCTTCGCGGCGGACGAGATGTACGTTCTCGCCGGCGAGCCGGTGCCCTCGGCGCGGGCCTACGAGGGGTTCCCGCAGCTCGAGAACGGAATCGGGATGCTTCGGGCGACGATCGACCAGTGGATGGACGGCAGGGATGAGATCCGGGCAAGGAACGGATCCCGGGAGCGGGTCGCCGTCGTCACCGGGACCAGCGCGGCGCCGACCCTCGAGCGGCTTCTATCCGATCGCCCTCCCGGCAGCGTTGACGCCTCCATCTGCGTCGTGACGAATGATTATTTCGGCGATTCGGTCACGGTGAGCGGGCTTCTCGTCGGCGCGGACATCGAGCGGGCGCTCGTCGCGCACGGTCCCGCCGACCGCGTGCTCCTTCCTCCCAACTGTCTCAAGGAGCGCGAGATCTTTCTCGACGATCGAACCCGCGGCGACCTGGAGCAGAGACTCGGCGTCCCGGTTCAAATCGGGTTCGATTCGCCGGTCGGCCCCTAG
- the miaA gene encoding tRNA (adenosine(37)-N6)-dimethylallyltransferase MiaA has product MPRSGAPSSTASSPRAFRTAIRTGAPPTCASRWRSWTGALAGAERAVPRRPVVVLGPTAAGKSEIALQVARRIRAEIVGADSRQIYQGLEIGTAAPSERDRAVAPHHLASFLPPGESYSAGRYAREARVAIDGILTRGGTALVVGGSGLYLRALLDGLFEGPGRDEGIRARLQERLSREGLPALRAELERVDPEAHSKILGADAVRVIRALEVHELTGKPITALRRERRRAPLPAIRFGIRWPRPILALRIASRIQDQLRDGFLDQARALLAAGLPADAPGVQTLGYRELLAHLRGESSLESAVETIALRTRQLSKRQETWFRKVEDVVWLDLESPEQFPDVARTIASRIDS; this is encoded by the coding sequence ATCCCGAGGAGCGGCGCGCCCTCTTCGACCGCCTCTTCGCCACGAGCCTTCCGCACGGCGATCCGCACGGGCGCCCCACCTACGTGCGCGTCGCGATGGAGGAGCTGGACCGGCGCTTTGGCCGGCGCTGAGCGGGCCGTGCCCCGCCGCCCCGTCGTCGTCCTCGGTCCCACCGCCGCAGGGAAGAGCGAGATCGCGCTCCAGGTCGCCCGCAGGATACGAGCGGAGATCGTGGGGGCCGATTCACGCCAGATCTACCAAGGGCTCGAGATCGGCACCGCGGCGCCGAGCGAGCGGGACCGCGCCGTGGCTCCGCATCACCTCGCGTCGTTCCTGCCGCCGGGCGAGTCGTACAGCGCCGGACGCTACGCGCGCGAGGCACGTGTGGCCATTGATGGAATTCTGACGCGCGGCGGGACCGCCTTGGTCGTCGGCGGATCGGGGCTCTACCTGCGCGCGCTCCTCGACGGGCTGTTCGAGGGGCCCGGGAGGGACGAAGGCATCCGCGCCAGACTCCAAGAAAGGCTGTCGCGCGAGGGTCTGCCGGCGCTCCGGGCCGAGCTCGAGCGGGTGGATCCGGAGGCGCATTCCAAGATCCTGGGAGCGGACGCCGTTCGCGTCATCCGCGCGCTCGAGGTGCATGAGCTGACCGGGAAGCCGATCACGGCGCTCCGGCGCGAGCGCCGCCGGGCCCCGCTTCCGGCGATCAGGTTCGGGATCCGATGGCCGCGCCCGATCCTCGCGCTCCGGATCGCGTCGCGCATCCAGGATCAGCTCCGCGACGGATTTCTGGATCAAGCGCGCGCGCTTCTCGCGGCGGGGCTGCCCGCCGACGCGCCCGGGGTCCAGACCCTGGGCTACCGGGAGCTCCTCGCGCACCTGCGGGGAGAGAGCTCGCTCGAGTCGGCGGTGGAGACGATCGCGCTCCGGACCCGACAACTCTCCAAACGGCAGGAAACGTGGTTCCGGAAGGTGGAAGACGTGGTTTGGCTCGATCTGGAATCGCCCGAGCAGTTCCCGGATGTGGCCCGGACGATCGCGAGCCGAATTGATTCTTGA
- the mutL gene encoding DNA mismatch repair endonuclease MutL has translation MAAIRILDDEVVAKIRAGEVIDRPAAVAKELIENALDAGSRLIAVQTASSPERSIRIQDDGHGMSREDALLSVRRHATSKLERAEDLAAMRTLGFRGEALASIAEVSRLTLSTRSADDLSGSQIEVLGGTVISVSGIGRAVGTTVVVEDLFFNTPARLRFLRSRESESRVLSRVVWSYALVTPRVHWRFKVDDRENTDLPATEDLLERWQVFYGRGAVEGAAPFEGAAAGIRLRGILGPPEMARASREHQVFAVNGRVFSSPTIGAALRQGYGNLIPGDRHPVALILIEIDPAQVDVNVHPTKREVRFRDESALFQATRRAVEQTMKRYVPVALGVGGEGAAPEEGTPTRGPGAAPGLPGSAGTLTPSQLLWDGIAAARTLYAPPEEGTGSDTAREVEVGDVRESLAEPEIPIWQLHDRYLLAPIRGGLVIVDQHAAHERILYEEARIHLFGEAGVSQSLLFPRVLEVSAQELDTLLMLEPHARRIGYDISLFGDRQVAIRGVPASLPEDIAIEALKRLLCGDDGHADVDASEPPEERIAKTYACHAAVRSGQALNPEERRALFDRLFATSLPHGDPHGRPTYVRVAMEELDRRFGRR, from the coding sequence ATGGCCGCGATTCGAATCCTGGACGATGAAGTCGTTGCGAAGATCCGCGCCGGCGAGGTAATCGACCGGCCGGCCGCCGTGGCCAAGGAGCTGATCGAGAACGCCCTCGACGCCGGGAGCCGGCTCATCGCTGTCCAAACAGCGTCGAGTCCGGAGCGGTCGATCCGGATCCAGGACGACGGCCACGGCATGTCGCGGGAGGACGCCCTGCTCTCCGTCCGGCGCCACGCGACGAGCAAGCTGGAACGGGCGGAGGACCTCGCCGCGATGCGGACCCTGGGCTTCCGGGGGGAGGCGCTCGCGTCGATCGCCGAGGTCTCCCGCCTCACGCTCTCGACCCGCTCCGCGGACGATCTCTCCGGGAGCCAGATCGAGGTCCTGGGCGGCACGGTCATTTCGGTCTCGGGGATCGGCCGCGCGGTCGGCACGACGGTTGTGGTAGAGGATCTCTTCTTCAACACGCCGGCCCGCCTCCGCTTTCTTCGCTCCCGCGAGTCCGAGAGCCGCGTGCTCTCGAGAGTGGTCTGGAGCTACGCTCTCGTCACCCCGCGGGTCCACTGGCGATTCAAGGTGGACGACAGGGAAAACACCGATCTCCCAGCGACCGAGGATCTTCTCGAGCGGTGGCAGGTGTTCTACGGGCGCGGCGCGGTCGAGGGCGCGGCCCCGTTCGAGGGAGCGGCCGCCGGCATTCGCCTGCGGGGGATCCTGGGCCCGCCGGAGATGGCGCGCGCGAGCCGCGAGCACCAGGTGTTCGCCGTCAACGGTCGCGTGTTCTCCTCGCCCACGATCGGCGCGGCCCTTCGCCAAGGTTACGGAAATCTGATCCCAGGGGACCGCCACCCGGTCGCGCTCATCCTGATCGAGATCGATCCGGCGCAGGTCGACGTGAACGTCCACCCGACGAAGCGGGAGGTGCGCTTCCGGGACGAGTCGGCGCTCTTCCAGGCGACGCGACGCGCCGTGGAGCAGACGATGAAGCGCTACGTCCCGGTCGCCCTCGGCGTCGGCGGGGAGGGTGCGGCGCCGGAGGAGGGAACTCCGACCCGCGGCCCCGGCGCAGCGCCGGGTTTGCCGGGGAGCGCGGGGACGCTCACGCCCTCCCAGCTTCTGTGGGACGGGATCGCGGCCGCGCGCACGCTCTACGCTCCACCCGAGGAAGGAACTGGATCGGACACGGCGCGGGAGGTTGAGGTCGGCGACGTCCGCGAGAGCCTCGCCGAGCCGGAGATCCCGATCTGGCAGCTCCACGACCGCTACCTGCTGGCGCCGATCCGCGGCGGCCTCGTCATCGTCGATCAGCACGCGGCGCACGAGCGGATTCTCTACGAGGAGGCGCGCATCCACCTCTTCGGAGAAGCCGGCGTGAGCCAGAGCCTCCTCTTCCCGCGCGTCCTCGAGGTCTCGGCACAGGAGCTGGACACGCTCCTCATGCTCGAGCCCCACGCGCGGCGGATCGGGTACGACATCTCCCTCTTCGGGGACCGCCAGGTCGCGATCCGGGGAGTTCCTGCTTCGCTCCCCGAGGACATCGCGATCGAGGCCCTGAAGCGCCTCCTATGCGGGGATGACGGACACGCGGACGTCGACGCCTCGGAGCCGCCCGAGGAACGGATCGCGAAGACCTACGCTTGCCACGCCGCCGTTCGCTCCGGGCAGGCGCTGAATCCCGAGGAGCGGCGCGCCCTCTTCGACCGCCTCTTCGCCACGAGCCTTCCGCACGGCGATCCGCACGGGCGCCCCACCTACGTGCGCGTCGCGATGGAGGAGCTGGACCGGCGCTTTGGCCGGCGCTGA
- a CDS encoding aminopeptidase P family protein → MPRGLGSSYRIRMETAPVETRAPSIGALKLAQAQSLLESSGLDAWLVVVRESAERPDPILRFFFDLDFTWTTFFLVTRDWSAALVATFDAPDLVRLGLFDEVVTYREGPRAQLLELLRKRDPARIGINFSIDDALADGITAGLRDYLAESLAGTPFASRIVSAAPLLSVLRGVKLEEERGLVTLAVNETELMFDRVRDRIRVGQTARQIAGEFHAEAARGGVRTAWPKHHCPTVTVGAKSPIGHVGPSEEPVTLNCAVHVDFGIILNGYCSDLQRFWYVAPAGGSAAPEPVRRAYQTIVDAIDLAARSLIPGALGWEVDEKARKLLLSRGYPEYPHALGHHLGRAVHDGGGVLGPRWERYGREPFEPVRVGNVFTLEPSIHLEEHGLISLEEDVVVGPKGAEFLSRFPRELPILRLP, encoded by the coding sequence CCCCGGTAGAGACGCGAGCGCCCAGCATCGGCGCGCTGAAGCTGGCCCAGGCGCAGTCGCTCCTCGAATCGAGCGGGCTCGACGCGTGGCTCGTGGTGGTGCGCGAGTCCGCCGAGCGGCCGGACCCCATCCTTCGCTTTTTCTTCGATCTCGACTTCACGTGGACGACGTTCTTCCTGGTCACGCGCGATTGGTCCGCGGCCCTGGTGGCGACATTCGACGCGCCCGATCTGGTCCGCCTCGGCCTCTTTGACGAGGTCGTGACGTACCGGGAAGGTCCGCGCGCCCAGCTTCTCGAGCTCTTGCGGAAGAGGGACCCGGCGCGCATCGGGATCAACTTCTCGATCGATGACGCGCTCGCGGACGGAATCACGGCAGGATTGCGCGACTATCTCGCGGAGAGCCTGGCCGGAACGCCCTTCGCCTCGAGGATCGTAAGCGCGGCGCCGCTGCTCTCCGTTCTGCGCGGGGTCAAGCTCGAGGAGGAGCGCGGGCTCGTGACCCTGGCCGTGAACGAAACCGAGCTGATGTTCGACCGCGTGCGCGACCGTATTCGCGTCGGTCAGACGGCCCGCCAGATCGCGGGGGAATTTCACGCCGAGGCGGCCCGCGGCGGCGTCCGGACCGCGTGGCCCAAGCACCACTGCCCGACGGTGACGGTCGGCGCGAAATCGCCCATCGGCCACGTGGGCCCGAGCGAAGAGCCCGTCACCCTGAACTGCGCCGTCCACGTCGATTTCGGCATCATCCTGAACGGTTACTGCTCGGACCTGCAGCGTTTCTGGTACGTGGCGCCCGCCGGCGGCTCCGCCGCGCCGGAGCCGGTCCGACGCGCCTACCAGACCATCGTCGATGCCATCGACCTCGCGGCGCGGTCCCTGATTCCCGGCGCGCTCGGGTGGGAGGTCGACGAGAAGGCCCGGAAGCTGCTCCTGTCCCGCGGATATCCGGAGTATCCGCACGCCCTCGGGCATCACCTCGGCCGAGCGGTCCACGACGGCGGCGGCGTCCTAGGTCCGCGCTGGGAGCGGTATGGACGGGAGCCGTTCGAGCCCGTGCGCGTGGGCAACGTCTTCACGCTCGAGCCGAGCATCCACCTCGAAGAGCACGGGCTCATCTCCCTCGAAGAGGATGTCGTGGTCGGCCCGAAGGGCGCCGAGTTCCTCTCACGCTTCCCACGCGAGCTCCCGATCCTTCGTCTTCCCTGA